From the genome of Triticum aestivum cultivar Chinese Spring chromosome 1A, IWGSC CS RefSeq v2.1, whole genome shotgun sequence:
AAGTGATGAAGTAGACCGTGAGGGAGGTAATGACAGATTTTACTAGTGTTGTATGCCCAATGGTCGTTATGTTTTGCCCTTCATAAGTAACCAACTTGCTCGCAATCTTGTCCTCGAGAAATTGGAAGTTCGCCTTCTTTAGCTGCCCAACGGATAGGGGGAGGCCCAAGTATCTTAGAGGGAACGACGCTCTAGTTGCCGGCAAACTCTGAAGAATGTTTCCCAAGATAACATTATTGCACCGAATGGGCACAACGGAGCTCTTGTGAAAGTTGGTGCAAAGGCCGGTGACCTCCCCGAAACCACGTAAGATCGCCGAGAAATTGTCAATGTCATTCTTGATAGGGGCCATGAACACCGCCGCATCATCAGCATAAAGGGAGGTCCGCACCATGATGCCTATTCCCCGAACCTTGTGGAGCAATTTCTTTCGTGTTTCCAAGTCGAGAAGTTGTTGGAGCGGGTCAATGGCAATGACGAACAGAAGCGGCAAGAGCGGATCTCCCTGCCGGAAACCTTGGCCATGCTTAATGGGTGGGCCGGCCACACCGTTTAAGAGTATCCTCGATGAAGAAGTGCAAAGCAGCGTCGTGATCCAATTACGAAACTTGCAAAGGAAACCTCGCCGGCGTAGAAGATCAAGGATGTACTCCCATTTGACCGAATCAAAAGCCTTGTGGATGTCAAGCTTGAAAAGAAGAGACGGTGTCTTGCATTTATGAAGCCGGCGGGCAAGGTTGTGAACGCACATGAAGTTATCATGGATACTTCTAGTCTTGATAAATGCGCTTTGGACGTTGGAGACAAGTTTGTTCATGTGCGGGGCAAGGCGGATGGCAAGCACTTTCGCGAGGATTTTGGCAAAAGCATGAATAAGGCTAATAGGCCTAAAGTCAGTGATCCCCTCAGCCCCTTCTTTCTTGGGCAAGAGCACAATGTTTGCAGAGTTGAGCCAGTGGAGATTGGACGTGTGGAGGGAGTCAAATTGGTGAAACGCCTTTATCACGTCATGCTTAATTATTTCCCAACACTTCTTGAAGAATATACCCGTGAAGCCGTCTGGCCCCGGCGCCTTATCAGTTGGCATGTTGTTTATTGCTTCTCGCACCTCCGCCTCGGTGATGGGAGACTCGAGCTCGTGCAAGTCCAACTCATGAGACTCCAGATGAAGCTCCTCCCAGTTAAAATCTTTTGCGCTTGAGGAACCTTTCTTCATGACCTCGCAGAAGTGATCATGTATTAACTTCTCTTTAGCTTCATGGTCAGTGACCCATCCCTGGCCATGCTTTAGCCTATGGATACGGTTCTTTCTCCTCCTTGCATTGACCCGGCGATGGAAATACTTGGTGTTGGCATCCCCTTCCTTGAGGTTCACGATACGCGCGCATTGCTTCTTTCGAGCCCTCTCAAGCACAGCCAAGCTTATTACCCTCCTCTTAAGCCTCGCCCTAAGGTCCAACTCGTCGTGAGATAGTTGCCGGTTTTCCTGCGCGATGTCAAGATGCAGGATCACCAAGAGGGCAGCATGAAGATGGACCTTTGCTTTAGAGAAAAGCTCCACTCAGAGAGGCGCCGCCCCACCTTCTTGAGTttgtgaaaaaaaaattgaaatggcTCGGAGTGCGGGACATGCTCGTCCCAAGCCTTGCTAACCACTTCCATGAATCCAGACATGGAAACCCGGAAGTTTTCGAACTTGAAAGTCCGAGGCCTCCTTGGCCCCTTGTCATCGGCGAGGGAGAAGCGGACAGTGGTCGGAGAGGGAAGAAGATAGGGCGTGGAGCACGTGGGTGCCGAAGGTGGTGTCCCACTCGGCGTTACAGAAGAACGAATCAAGCTTGCACAAGGTCgggttttccctctcgttgctccaAGTGAACCTTCTATTTTGTAAATGGATTTCTTTTACCTCACAACTCTGGAGTGCCGCCCGGAAACGGTTAATTCGACTCCGATTAATGTTCCTATTGTTCTTGTCACGCGCACGATATATTTGGTTGAAATCGCCTGCCACGAGCCAAGCGATCCCGGCAGGTAGTTTTTGGCCAATGAGCTCTGCAAAAGCATCCTTGCGAGAGGAGTCGGTGGGACTGTAGATGGTGGTGAGCTTGTATTGTACGTCGGAGTCACGGATTCGGACCATCGCGGATAAGCAAAAGGTGGCGATGTTGATGTCAACCAAATCCACCGTCTGGTCATCCCAAAGCAGGAGCATACCTCCCCTTGTGCCATCGGCTGGCCTTTGTGCAAAATTGTGCAGTCTGTTTCCCCCAGGAAAGAGGCCACAAAAACATCGACGCTGTCGATTTTCGTCTCTTGGAGGCACGCGATATGGCAGGAAGAAGAGGCGATGGTAGCGTTGACAGTGGCCCGTCTATCCGGGCAGTTTAGACCTCGGACATTCCAACACAACACATTGATAGATTGTTCTAACATGACAACTTGTGGTACACATAGAGGCATGGCCAACTAAGACATGGCCAGCTGCTACAGTCAACGCCACAGGTAACACAGACGCCCAACAACAGAATTAAACTGGGTAGAACAGGCTCTGAACCCAACTTAGCACATCTCTAGAAGCTAGAAATAAAACCACGTAGTGCAACACACAGGGTGACGATCTTGCACAACACTTCAGCAGCATGAACTTGATCTAACATTGAAAACAGGTAGCCCCAGGGATCAGCAACTGGCTCAAATTGCTGCCAGCAGCGCTGCAGCACCGCTGTCTGGCCCTTCCATGTCCATGACACCGACACCTCCGTGCTAGATGAGGGCGTCTTCCACACCTGCAGCTTGCCCGTCGTCGAGCTTGAAAAGCTCACGCATGGAGTTGATCACTTCCTGAGGCAGCTGGTCCTTGAACCGTTCTGTAAAGGCATCTAGAGCCGCCGCGGTGACGTCCTCGCCGTTCTTGACTATGCCCAGGCTACGGCACACCAGGAGCTCAGCCGCCTTTGATGCCGGCGCATCCTTGACTCGTCCAGAGGCCTTTGGCTTCGCACATGTCCTATGCAGGGAGAGGCCTGCACCATTCCTGGAGATGGTAACTCCAGCCATCGTCTTGCGGCGTGCAACAGGTGGACACGGAGGCGTGGAAGCAGGGGATGGCAATATCGGCGGCGACCTCTCATCGAAGAGAACAGCGAGGCCAACCCCGGCCGGCAGGATGTCCGCATCAGCCCTACGTCGCCGCACCGGGGAGGGGGTGCGCCTCACAGGCCCACTGGAGACCAGAGGCGGGGGTGGGAGATGACTCAAAGCCTGGTGGCCTGGCCGGAGACAGGGGAGGAAGAAGCGTCGAGGGCGAGCAGAGTTGGAGCAGAGCGGGATCTGGAGCCGCCTCGGAGATGGTCGAAGACCTTGGCCCGTCCCTCTTGGAGCTTGGTTGGTGCGGCAGCACCGACGTGGGAGACAGAGGGGGCAGGCCGGCGGCGTTAGCGCCTCCAGGGAGCGCCTGCGTGCAGCCCGCGGCGAGCCCTGCCGCACCGGGCTGCGCCCACGCACCTGAAGCAGCTCCAGGGCCTGTGCCCCTTCGTCACTTGCGGACCCGGAGCCCAGTAGGAGTGGCTGGGCAGCCACAACAGGAGCCAGATTAGGCGGAGACGCGAGGTCCACCTGCGAGAGACCAGCATCCCTACGCCGCCCACCAGAGCGATCACGGTTGCGGTCCTGCCCGTCCTGCCGCTGGCGATCACGAGGTCCTCTGGAGAGGGAGCGACGGATGCGGTCACGCCATCCCTCCTGCGTGCGGGGTTCACCTTGCCCACGCCTGCCGTCCCGGTCTTCTTCATCGTCGCGACGCGGCGGCCTCCGCACCTCTCCTCCCTGGGCCACACGGCGCTCGCCACGCCCACCCGTGCCGTCCACCATGCGGCGGAACCAGGTGAACTCATGGATCTCTGCCGCCGACGGGTTGTTGTCGTCGTCATGGGCCTTGGAGTGGTCCTCGAGCAGGTCCAGGTGCAGCAGCACCCGGTGCCGCAGCCCACGACGGCCACGGCGGCGCTGGCCGCGGgctggcaatgtgagccacttcacCTTGGGGGTGAGGTTGGGGTTCGATGTCCAcgcccagagagagagagagagagaggtcgcgCGTGTCGTCCCTGCGCACGGACCGCTGCTCGATGTAGTCGAGAGAGCAACCACGGCCGATGACGAACGAGGCGATGTAGTTGTTCCACCCATGCACCGGGATCCCTTCGATGCAGAGGCATACATGGAACATCATGTCTTCGTTGTCAGCGTGAGCCTCGAGCCGCCACCCGTGGACGAAGAGCCTAGAGTTGCCGACGAGGAATTCGTCGCGGTCGACGGCGTCGGCACAGTTGTGCTGGTACATGAACTTCACCAGGTATTGCTCGGGGTAGTGCCGGACGACGCTCACGTCCTCCTGCCGCAACCCAAAGGTGGAGGCGAACGCAGCGGCGATGGTGCGGCAGGGAACATCTTCACGAGCACCCTCGAACCAGGCGACTGCAGCGTTGGAGGTGAGCAGAGCCGATTCCGCCAGCATCTCCGGCGTGGCGGGGACGACCACAAAGTCTTCGTCCAGCCTGAGGGCCGCATCTCCCAGACGCAGCGGCATGGTGGGGTCGAGCAGCAGCGGTGGCGTCGAAGGTTGGGGGAGAGGCCAACCCCGACCAGGGCCGAACTTGGGCGCCGGGGCTTGAGACGCAGTTGGGGCAGGGcgaggcagcggcggtggcgggatGAAAGTGAGGCACGACAGCGAGCTCAGAGGGTGCCACTTATTCTTGCATCCACGGGCGCGATGGCCGTTCCGGAGGCAGCGGATTGGGTCGCGGCACACCGAAGCTCTATGCCCAGGAGCAAGGCAGCGGTAGCACCGGCCTTTAAGCCACAGCGGGAGAGGGGGTGGCGTGAATGCGTGGGCATCCAAAGCCGGACGGCGCGGGCCTCGCCGCAATTTGACGAGCTGCCAGGCGCCGGTCTTGTCCGCCTCGCGCCCCGCGCCTGTCGCCGGCCTTGAAGGCGCGGCAGGAGGTGAGCCGGAGCGCCTCACCGACGCGGAGGAGTTAAGGCGAGCATCCACCCCGCAGTCAATGCTCGGAGCGCGCGTCACCAGCAAAGAACCAGCCGGGGGAGCGACCGCAACCAGGCCAGCGCCCATGGGCGACTCGGGCACGAACACAGATCCGATGGACACGCGAGCATCGGAGTCGCGGGGCGGCGGCGAATCCAGATCTGGCAGGGAGCCAGTCGAAGGCAGCGACAGGGGGAAGGCCCTCGCAAGAGCAGCGGCCGGCAagcccggcggcggaggaggcagcGACATGAACCAGGCGGCAGCTGCCAGGTCGACGTGGACGGCCGGGGGGGCCGCCTCCACCGGCGCCGTCGCGGGGCAAGGGGGTGGAGGTGGAGCATGAGCCTTTTTACAGTTCTCAACAGGAAATACATACGGATGCATATAGACATATCTTAGAgcgtggattcactcattttgctccgcatgtagTAGTCTCTATTATAAAATATCTAAAAATGCTCATGTATTTAGTGTATGAGAGCgcgtgggtgcgtgcgtgcgtgtgtgtgatcGGTGTTTCCAAAAACAAATTAGATCTCAGCcttttaggctggtcatagtgggagtaacataggtagtaacatagatgccacataagcaaaaatgatgatatggcaagtagttaatgaggagagaggcaaatagagtaacataatatgttaccatcacatagcggtttccaatgcataatgagtctacaaaataataaatgaaggcaactatgttaccacacctatgacactacccactatgaagttacttcccactatgaccagccttacagGAAAAAAAAGACCCTCTTCCTTTGCCCGCTCGGCGGCCCTCGCGGAGCAGCCACCTGCAGCCGCACGCGTCCCTCGCGGACGCAGCTCCTCTGACGTACGGCGCACTCGTTGACGTGTAGACCCGaacccacgcgtcagtgacccaacGTCAGGTGGCCGTACGTCAGGGGATCCGGCTCCGTCCCTCCCAGCGCTGACTCAGCCGCGGGCCCCACCCCAGCAGGCAGCCCGGCGATATCTCCCCGCCCCACGCACCACCCCATCCATCGTGCAGCAACAACAACAGAAAAAAACACCACACGATACTCCACAGTTCCAACCCGACCCAGCCACGAAACCAAACGAGCCGAGGAGAGAGGATCCGGGCCGGGATCCCAGGCGGGCGGGCGATGCCGATGGCGGGGAGAtcctcgggccgcggcggcggcggcggcgggcgaggcgggAGGACGGTGCTggggggccgcggcggcgggccggGGGTGGAGGACGCGGTGGTGATGGAGCTGGCGGCGGGGGACGGGGAGGACAACGTCGTCACCGTCAACTGCCCCGACCAGGCCGGCCTCGGCTGCGACCTCTGCCGCACCATCCTCGAGTTCGGCCTCCGCATCACCCGCGGCGGTGAGCCCTCCACGTCCTTCATCTCCCCAATTCACTTGTTACCTTACCCACCATGTCCCCAAATCCACAGCGAGAAATCCAGTCGCCTAGTTCGATTGCGAGCGCGAATTGCATGCCTCGGCTGGACTcttaccatcatcatcatcatcatcatcatcatgcggGATTGGGGACGATGCTGCGCgtaattttattttaattttcagttttttccCTTTTCCCCTTTGTGGTTGGCGTGGTTGGCGAGGATTAGCTGTTTGGATTTTTCTCTCGACGAAGACGGCTTTCCTCCCTCCCGACAAGAGAAAGTGTTGGGATGTTTGGCCGCTTCGTGTTCGTCGATTTCCCAGGATTAGCTGTACAGGCAGCTCACTGGCGTGTGGTTTGTTCAGATATCATGGTTATCTCTTATTCAGTCTATGGGAAAGCTAGGCTTTCTTTTCTCAGGCCTACTTGCCACCTCCTCTGACTTTCCTGCCCATGCCGCTGCTGTATGATCACTGTCAATCCTTGGCACCTCAACGAGTTATGTTCTGCTCGCTGTTAAAGTGTTGATCGCAAGTGATGTCGCCTGATTTTCCATGTTAATCTTACTGTGTGCACGCCGTCAATCATTAGCAGCGCTTCAATCATAATAAGCATATAAATAATAAAAAACTGACGAAGACGTTGCAACCTGCTCAGTTCTACAGCACCCTGTTTCGTCTGCAGCTGGATAATTCTGTAGTACATGTCGTTTGGTCTCTTGTCATCATTGTCGTCTAAATCTCGTGTGTTTGTCGGATTTAGCAGACGTGTCGACGGACGGGCAGTGGTGCTACGTGATTTTCTGGGTGGTGCCACGCTCgccatccatcaacgtccggtggGGGAGCCTCAAGAACCGGCTCATGGCGATGTGCCCTTCGTCATACGCCATCCCTTTCTACCCTGAGATCACCGAGCCTGGGCCCCCGCAGTTCTACCTCCTCAAGCTCTTCTCAACCGACCGTAGGGGGCTGTTGCATGGTGAGGACTTCTTGCCCTGCTTCGTGCTCTAATTGTCtgtgcatccagtttttttttGCTATAATTGTACTATTTATTCACAGATGTGACGCATATACTGTCGGAGCTAGAGTTTATAATCCAGAGAGTGAAGGTGTCGACCACGCCTGACGGGAGAGTTGTGAACCTCTTCTTTATCACTGATGGCATGTAAGTCTCGCTAGTCGCAATCTTGGAGTTCAGGTGTTTTGTGCATGTACCTGAAGCATTAACTTCACCCTTGACACTGTGCCTGCTGCTATAATGTCAATTGCTGCGTATTACAAATGGTTTCGGTTGGTTGCATGGTATAATAATTCTACTACATATATGACAGTTCATATTTCTATCTGAAGGGAACTGTTGCATACGAAGGAGAGGCAAGAAGAGATTTGCTCGATGCTGATTGCTACCTTAGGTCCTTCCCTAACTTGTGAAATCCTATCAGCGGAAGGGTTCCAGCAAGGATTCTCTTCTCTTCCACCAACAATCTCTGAGGAGCTGTTCAGATTGGAACTAGATGAATGTGAGAGCAGTTCAGGGCCTCTTTGTGCAGAGATGAAAAAGGTGCAGAAGGCCACCATCAACTTTGACAATACCCTGAGTCCTGCACACACACTACTCCAAATTCTTTGTGTTGATCAGAAAGGTCTCCTTTATGACATGTTGAGAACACTCAAGGACTGCAACATTAAGGTACTTCAAGATATGTATGCATTTGTTGTACATTGCTTATGATTTATTACGGCCTCTTAGTTCTCAACAATACAACCGCATGCAAAATTCAGGTTTTGTGAGAAAAATAGTACCTGGAGGACTGTATATAGACTATCTGAATATCTGAAGACACTGACAATCAAATAGTCAATTTTAGTTCTGTTTTACAGCAAGGCATTTTAATCCTCCTTTGCTGTTACGATGATAAAAATTATTCTCCTCTCTTTTACTCTGAGTCTGTTTACCCACTGTATCGTCTTCAATGAATACAAAATTTACAGCTTGCAAAAAGGAGATTTCATCAGTGTGCTCTAACTACTCTATTCTAGGTCACTTATGGGAGATTCTGGTCAGACAAGAAAGGTTTTCGCGAGGTCGATCTTTTTATCAAGCAAGCAGATGGCAAGAAGGTTATTGATCCTGAGAAACAGGATGCTCTGCGGTCTCGCATGAGGTCTGAAATGCTGCATCCTCTTAGGGTGATGATCGTCAACCGTGGACCTGACACAGAACTCCTTGTTGCCAACCCTGTTGAACTAGCCGGGAAGGGCCGGCCACGGGTCTTCTATGATGCTACTTTGGCTCTGAAAGCGCTTGGAATCTGCATTTTCTCTGTAAGAGTTGCATCCTAATTAAAAAAGTGTGAAATAAGTCAACAATGGAGTTAGTGTTTACTTTTTCCCTTTCTCATTTCAGGCAGAAATCGGGAGACAGGCAGCGTCGGAGCGCCAATGGGAGGTCTACCGATTCCTCCTGGATGACAGCAAAGAATTTCCCTTGTCAAACAGCCTAACTAATAGGAACCGTGTTGTTGATAGAGTAAGGAAAACACTGATGGGCTGTTTCAACTGAAGACTCAGTTTATATCTCCATAAATCAAAAGCTTAAGAATGACTGCCATCCAATAGGCATCCATTGTATCCAGTTAGTTACCTACTGAAAGCTGAAGCTTGAAGATGATCACTGCAGTGGGTATTGAATGTA
Proteins encoded in this window:
- the LOC123187237 gene encoding ACT domain-containing protein ACR9 isoform X1, which codes for MPMAGRSSGRGGGGGGRGGRTVLGGRGGGPGVEDAVVMELAAGDGEDNVVTVNCPDQAGLGCDLCRTILEFGLRITRGADVSTDGQWCYVIFWVVPRSPSINVRWGSLKNRLMAMCPSSYAIPFYPEITEPGPPQFYLLKLFSTDRRGLLHDVTHILSELEFIIQRVKVSTTPDGRVVNLFFITDGMELLHTKERQEEICSMLIATLGPSLTCEILSAEGFQQGFSSLPPTISEELFRLELDECESSSGPLCAEMKKVQKATINFDNTLSPAHTLLQILCVDQKGLLYDMLRTLKDCNIKVTYGRFWSDKKGFREVDLFIKQADGKKVIDPEKQDALRSRMRSEMLHPLRVMIVNRGPDTELLVANPVELAGKGRPRVFYDATLALKALGICIFSAEIGRQAASERQWEVYRFLLDDSKEFPLSNSLTNRNRVVDRVRKTLMGCFN
- the LOC123187237 gene encoding ACT domain-containing protein ACR9 isoform X2 gives rise to the protein MPMAGRSSGRGGGGGGRGGRTVLGGRGGGPGVEDAVVMELAAGDGEDNVVTVNCPDQAGLGCDLCRTILEFGLRITRGDVSTDGQWCYVIFWVVPRSPSINVRWGSLKNRLMAMCPSSYAIPFYPEITEPGPPQFYLLKLFSTDRRGLLHDVTHILSELEFIIQRVKVSTTPDGRVVNLFFITDGMELLHTKERQEEICSMLIATLGPSLTCEILSAEGFQQGFSSLPPTISEELFRLELDECESSSGPLCAEMKKVQKATINFDNTLSPAHTLLQILCVDQKGLLYDMLRTLKDCNIKVTYGRFWSDKKGFREVDLFIKQADGKKVIDPEKQDALRSRMRSEMLHPLRVMIVNRGPDTELLVANPVELAGKGRPRVFYDATLALKALGICIFSAEIGRQAASERQWEVYRFLLDDSKEFPLSNSLTNRNRVVDRVRKTLMGCFN